A genome region from Drosophila simulans strain w501 chromosome 2R, Prin_Dsim_3.1, whole genome shotgun sequence includes the following:
- the LOC6736049 gene encoding serine/threonine-protein kinase 10 isoform X1 — translation MSFITNLKKVFHLGGGEAKKKRLYNNIKMDTDPAEFWEMVGELGDGAFGKVYKAQHKEQKRFAAAKMCQLEDEENLSDHMVEIDILSEIKHPNIVELYEAFSIDDKLWMLIEYCDGGALDSIMVELEKPLTEPQIAYVCKHMTEGLTFLHRNKVIHRDLKAGNVLLTMEGGVKLADFGVSAKNKHTMQKHDTFIGTPYWMAPELVLCETFRDNPYDHKVDIWSLGITLIELAQMEPPNSEMSPMRVLLKIQKSEPPKLEQPSRWSKEFNDFLKKSLVKDPQVRPTTDVLMQHAFINRNLDAKPIKDLLLEYKAEVVEEVVDDETEKLKRQVKRRSLYQREPRNSALQLDLDDDSASLQSQDIDKLPGTPTSILRDAKEQSQPSSSLPIAAAATAAAAATTTTKATTPDRPNHTKDDNAEAAAQQPPHTKVPAPAPPSSQQTPPPQVQQPPTPPAQPTAAVLQKKPEDVAAVAETSEKTESDKKHFVKKGKAPPPPSPLGLANAKPAASDSQTSPKKLATPEPTSPVTTAIEVAIGQEAMEPKPQPPSPTASSIVSVQSVASSSSSGSVSNAVLSSSTSLITINSDPPTPHHHQPLPPQPQHLVLPNSLESVSQITVVTSTHPPVIIDNSVVPPQNEVIIVSNDMNKSTHLHESSTDDDFPSLDDSLGDATTPPHKQSSMILAVNEPAGVVPAPPSQPQTSSTVHARKLDESEVLIVSPSYADDDSAYNTASGSHSHDHSDHLMDTSHVSVVTVGDEGVKVKDSSNELGKRQPNGVGIVPEDVNIIVNRFKQEKRSPDSSLSENGSVRGRRGIEVLVGGSGGSDVDSIGTNTSQESRHETDHNNKQQYPAAALMPPPPPSLTNNHNHETIDEEEEVVIRPKARVPAVVKSANAQGLTKEEIELRNLRKKTRKRTRKFEIDGVQMTTTTSRVIYGDDENGRIYDDHDFRKQELRELKLLQKQEKKQQTELHLKEQQAKEQQDRRFEQERSSLEKTYEADMDMLARQHKQLVEKTEQTQENELRSSSKRIRSEQEQELKIFRENLKQEIRLLKQEVDLFPKDKRKDEFKQRRSAMELDHEEKERAFLDSLKERHELLLRRLSEKHRDHLATINRNFLQQKQNAMRTREALLWELEEKQLHERHQLSKRHVKELCFMQRHQMIIRHEKELDQVKRMLQRKEEDMVKKQTMEKRALPKRIRAERKARDLMFRESLRISTNLDPEIERDRLKKFQEQEKKRYMQEERRFEVKHQKQLEELRATRESAIKELEQLQNEKRRALVEHEHSKLSEIDERLKGELREWREQLVPRKQELNRQIKLAIDQHEKRFGLVANREEFEDQEVKLPAHLRNIYNERSSRILPRNTFIDPQNMPRSRSSLLMMGGGGNRLSNFRGSAPDLSRSVPSTPIMHKQQRSQMISDQVLEEDEEQMLSEQMKRASVATLPAQNQLRLITQLPANELVKVVTSTPPLNSAEDVNSKPAMSTFRGSTPPKTPDDLGLVTNRFSRLDTKAAAEASGVELRIHEGPVLTAHTQRLLHTTSFAIKRPSLASRSSGRSSLSSAQSMYNINELSTRFTSDADLIFDSGRKAAALLDEVQPQLRSSVKPGHSRANGSVASADSAASSEDIYYDLYAAQYRLPRVNQRQHSCEEDSSAI, via the exons ATGTCGTTTATCACCAACCTGAAGAAGGTCTTCCACCTCGGCGGGGGTGAGGCCAAGAAGAAGCGCCTGTACAACAACATCAAGATGGACACGGATCCGGCGGAGTTCTGGGAAATGGTCGGCGAACTCGGCGACGGAGCCTTCGGCAAGGTGTACAAGGCGCAGCACAAGGAGCAGAAGCGGTTTGCTGCCGCTAAAATGTGCCAGCTGGAGGACGAGGAGAACCTTAGCGATCACATGGTCGAAATCGACATTCTGTCCGAGATCAAGCACCCAAATATAGTGGAGTTGTATGAGGCCTTTTCCATTGATGATAAGCTGTGG ATGCTCATCGAGTACTGCGACGGAGGGGCCCTGGATAGCATTATGGTGGAGCTGGAAAAGCCCCTGACTGAGCCGCAGATTGCCTATGTTTGCAAGCACATGACCGAGGGTCTCACCTTCCTGCATCGCAACAAAGTTATCCATCGTGATTTGAAGGCAGGAAACGTGCTTCTCACAATGGAAGGTGGCGTTAAGTTGG CGGACTTTGGCGTTTCGGCCAAAAACAAGCACACCATGCAGAAGCACGACACCTTCATTGGCACTCCCTACTGGATGGCGCCGGAGCTGGTGCTGTGCGAAACGTTCCGGGACAACCCGTACGATCACAAAGTGGACATCTGGTCACTGGGCATCACGCTAATCGAGCTGGCGCAGATGGAGCCGCCCAACAGCGAGATGTCGCCCATGCGAGTGCTCCTAAAAATTCAAAAGAGCGAGCCGCCCAAGCTGGAGCAGCCTTCTCGATGGAGCAAGGAGTTTAACGACTTCCTGAAGAAGTCCTTAGTCAAG GATCCTCAGGTGAGGCCCACGACGGATGTGCTGATGCAGCACGCTTTCATCAACAGAAATCTGGATGCCAAGCCTATTAAGGATCTGCTGCTCGAGTACAAGGCCGAGGTCGTGGAAGAGGTGGTGGATGATGAGACCGAG AAGCTTAAACGCCAAGTGAAGCGGCGCTCGCTCTATCAGAGG GAACCCCGCAACTCGGCGCTCCAGCTCGACCTGGACGATGACTCTGCTTCGCTGCAGAGCCAAGACATTGACAAAC TTCCAGGTACACCTACATCCATTTTGCGGGATGCCAAAGAGCAGTCCCAACCAAGTAGCAGTTTACCAatcgcagcagcggcaactgcagcagcagcagctacaaccACAACTAAAGCAACCACTCCGGACAGACCAAACCACACAAAGGATGACAATGCTGAAGCGGCAGCCCAGCAGCCGCCGCATACCAAAGTGCCTGCTCCAGCGCCGCCGTCGTCCCAACAAACGCCACCACCGCAAGTTCAGCAGCCACCTACACCACCAGCCCAACCCACAGCGGCTGTGCTGCAAAAGAAACCCGAAGATGTGGCAGCTGTTGCAGAAACATCTGAGAAAACCGAATCCGACAAGAAG CACTTTGTCAAAAAGGGTAAGGCCCCGCCCCCGCCGTCCCCATTGGGTCTTGCAAATGCCAAGCCGGCTGCCAGCGACTCCCAAACGTCTCCCAAAAAACTGGCCACTCCCGAGCCCACTTCTCCAGTCACCACGGCTATTGAGGTGGCCATTGGCCAAGAGGCGATGGAGCCGAAACCGCAGCCGCCATCACCCACAGCCTCCTCCATTGTGTCTGTGCAATCGGTGGCCTCTTCCAGCTCCTCGGGCAGTGTTTCAAATGCTGTTCTCAGCTCGAGCACTTCCCTTATTACCATCAACAGCGATCCACCAACACCGCATCATCACCAACCGCTGCCACCTCAACCGCAGCACTTGGTTTTGCCAAACAGCTTGGAGTCGGTGAGTCAGATAACAGTCGTGACCAGCACCCATCCGCCGGTGATCATCGACAACTCGGTGGTGCCACCGCAAAACGAGGTGATCATCGTTTCCAATGATATGAACAAGAGCACTCACCTGCATGAATCCTCAACGGACGATGATTTTCCATCGCTGGACGACAGTTTGGGTGATGCCACCACGCCGCCCCACAAGCAATCCTCAATGATATTGGCTGTTAATGAGCCAGCAGGTGTGGTTCCCGCTCCTCCGTCGCAACCGCAAACGTCTTCCACTGTTCACGCACGCAAACTGGATGAAAGTGAGGTGTTAATAGTCAGTCCGTCCTACGCGGATGATGACTCGGCCTATAACACGGCGTCTGGCAGTCATAGCCACGATCACAGTGACCATCTGATGGACACGAGCCACGTCTCCGTGGTCACCGTGGGCGATGAGGGAGTTAAGGTGAAGGACAGCAGCAATGAGCTGGGCAAGCGCCAGCCCAATGGAGTTGGCATTGTGCCGGAAGACGTAAACATCATTGTAAACCGATTCAAGCAGGAGAAGCGGTCGCCGGACAGCTCGTTGAGCGAGAATGGCTCGGTGCGCGGACGGCGTGGTATTGAGGTGCTGGTTGGCGGCAGCGGAGGATCCGACGTGGACAGCATTGGCACAAACACTAGTCAGGAAAGCCGGCACGAAACGGATCacaacaacaagcagcagTATCCAGCGGCCGCACTGATGCCTCCACCACCTCCCTCGTTGACGAATAACCACAATCACGAGACCATTGATGAGGAAGAGGAGGTGGTGATCCGACCCAAGGCTAGGGTTCCGGCCGTAGTTAAGTCTGCAAACGCTCAAGGTCTCACCAAGGAAGAGATTGAGCTGCGCAACCTGCGCAAGAAGACACGCAAGCGCACCCGCAAATTCGAGATCGATGGCGTGCAAATGACCACCACCACAAGCCGAGTAATCTACGGGGACGATGAGAACGGACGAATCTACGATGATCACGACTTCCGTAAGCAGGAGCTGCGTGAACTAAAGCTGCTGCAGAAGCaggagaagaagcagcagaCAGAACTGCACTtaaaggagcagcaggccaAGGAACAGCAGGATCGTCGCTTTGAGCAGGAGCGCTCCTCGCTGGAAAAGACCTACGAGGCGGACATGGATATGTTGGCGCGTCAGCACAAGCAGCTGGTGGAAAAGACAGAGCAGACGCAGGAGAACGAGCTGCGCTCCTCGTCTAAACGCATTCGCTCCGAGCAGGAGCAAGAGTTGAAGATCTTCCGAGAGAATCTCAAGCAGGAGATCCGACTGCTCAAGCAGGAAGTTGACCTGTTTCCCAAGGACAAGCGCAAGGATGAGTTTAAGCAGCGGCGCTCAGCCATGGAACTGGACCACGAAGAGAAGGAACGCGCCTTCCTGGATTCCTTAAAGGAGAGGCATGAGCTTCTACTAAGGCGATTAAGCGAGAAGCATCGAGACCACCTGGCCACTATCAACCGCAACTTCTTGCAGCAGAAACAGAATGCCATGAGGACGCGGGAGGCCCTTCTCTGGGAACTAGAGGAGAAGCAGCTTCACGAACGACATCAGTTGTCCAAGCGGCATGTAAAGGAACTATGTTTCATGCAGCGACATCAGATGATAATCCGGCACGAGAAGGAGCTGGACCAGGTGAAGCGCATGTTGCAGCGTAAGGAGGAGGACATGGTCAAGAAGCAGACGATGGAAAAGCGGGCTCTGCCGAAGCGTATCCGTGCAGAGCGCAAAGCGCGAGATCTTATGTTCCGTGAATCCCTGCGAATTTCCACGAACCTAGATCCTGAAATCGAACGCGATCGCTTGAAGAAG TTCCAGGAGCAAGAGAAGAAGCGGTATATGCAGGAGGAGCGACGCTTCGAAGTCAAGCATCAGAAGCAATTGGAAGAGCTACGCGCTACTCGCGAAAGCGCCATAAA AGAGCTGGAGCAACTTCAGAACGAAAAGCGAAGGGCTCTGGTGGAGCACGAACACTCCAAGCTTTCCGAGATCGATGAGCGACTGAAGGGGGAGCTGCGCGAGTGGCGCGAACAGTTGGTGCCCCGTAAACAG GAGCTGAACCGTCAGATCAAGCTGGCCATTGATCAGCACGAAAAGCGATTCGGCCTCGTGGCCAACCGCGAGGAGTTCGAGGATCAGGAGGTCAAGCTGCCCGCCCACCTGCGCAACATCTACAACGAGCGATCCTCACGCATTCTGCCCCGCAACACCTTTATCGACCCTCAAAACATGCCGCGCTCTCGCTCCTCGCTCCTAATGATGGGGGGTGGTGGCAACCGACTGTCCAACTTCCGCGGATCAGCTCCAGATCTTAGCCGCAGTGTGCCCAGCACTCCCATTATGCACAAACAACAGAGATCGCAGATGATAAGCGATCAGGTGCTAGAAGAGGACGAGGAGCAGATGCTGAGCGAGCAGATGAAGCGGGCCAGCGTCGCCACGCTTCCGGCGCAAAACCAACTTCGTCTTATTACTCAGCTTCCGGCAAACGAGCTCGTGAAGGTGGTGACCTCCACGCCACCACTGAACAGCGCGGAAGATGTGAACTCCAAGCCAGCCATGAGCACATTCAGAGGCAGTACGCCGCCCAAAACACCAGATGATCTGGGCTTGGTCACCAATCGATTCAGCCGCCTTGACACCAAGGCTGCGGCGGAGGCCAGCGGCGTGGAGCTGCGCATTCACGAGGGGCCAGTGCTAACTGCGCACACTCAGCGGCTGCTGCACACCACCTCCTTTGCTATCAAGCGACCCTCGCTGGCCAGCCGGAGCAGCGGCCGATCCTCCCTGAGCAGCGCGCAGTCGATGTACAACATAAACGAGCTGTCCACGCGGTTCACCAGTGATGCGGACCTGATATTTGACTCCGGACGCAAGGCAGCCGCCCTGCTAGACGAAGTGCAGCCGCAGCTACGGTCCTCCGTTAAGCCAGGACACAGTCGTGCCAACGGAAGCGTCGCCTCGGCCGACTCCGCCGCCTCTTCCGAGGATATCTACTACGACCTGTATGCGGCGCAGTACAGACTGCCGAGAGTCAATCAGCGGCAGCACAGCTGCGAGGAGGACTCGTCGGCCATCTAA
- the LOC6736049 gene encoding serine/threonine-protein kinase 10 isoform X2 has product MSFITNLKKVFHLGGGEAKKKRLYNNIKMDTDPAEFWEMVGELGDGAFGKVYKAQHKEQKRFAAAKMCQLEDEENLSDHMVEIDILSEIKHPNIVELYEAFSIDDKLWMLIEYCDGGALDSIMVELEKPLTEPQIAYVCKHMTEGLTFLHRNKVIHRDLKAGNVLLTMEGGVKLADFGVSAKNKHTMQKHDTFIGTPYWMAPELVLCETFRDNPYDHKVDIWSLGITLIELAQMEPPNSEMSPMRVLLKIQKSEPPKLEQPSRWSKEFNDFLKKSLVKDPQVRPTTDVLMQHAFINRNLDAKPIKDLLLEYKAEVVEEVVDDETEEPRNSALQLDLDDDSASLQSQDIDKLPGTPTSILRDAKEQSQPSSSLPIAAAATAAAAATTTTKATTPDRPNHTKDDNAEAAAQQPPHTKVPAPAPPSSQQTPPPQVQQPPTPPAQPTAAVLQKKPEDVAAVAETSEKTESDKKHFVKKGKAPPPPSPLGLANAKPAASDSQTSPKKLATPEPTSPVTTAIEVAIGQEAMEPKPQPPSPTASSIVSVQSVASSSSSGSVSNAVLSSSTSLITINSDPPTPHHHQPLPPQPQHLVLPNSLESVSQITVVTSTHPPVIIDNSVVPPQNEVIIVSNDMNKSTHLHESSTDDDFPSLDDSLGDATTPPHKQSSMILAVNEPAGVVPAPPSQPQTSSTVHARKLDESEVLIVSPSYADDDSAYNTASGSHSHDHSDHLMDTSHVSVVTVGDEGVKVKDSSNELGKRQPNGVGIVPEDVNIIVNRFKQEKRSPDSSLSENGSVRGRRGIEVLVGGSGGSDVDSIGTNTSQESRHETDHNNKQQYPAAALMPPPPPSLTNNHNHETIDEEEEVVIRPKARVPAVVKSANAQGLTKEEIELRNLRKKTRKRTRKFEIDGVQMTTTTSRVIYGDDENGRIYDDHDFRKQELRELKLLQKQEKKQQTELHLKEQQAKEQQDRRFEQERSSLEKTYEADMDMLARQHKQLVEKTEQTQENELRSSSKRIRSEQEQELKIFRENLKQEIRLLKQEVDLFPKDKRKDEFKQRRSAMELDHEEKERAFLDSLKERHELLLRRLSEKHRDHLATINRNFLQQKQNAMRTREALLWELEEKQLHERHQLSKRHVKELCFMQRHQMIIRHEKELDQVKRMLQRKEEDMVKKQTMEKRALPKRIRAERKARDLMFRESLRISTNLDPEIERDRLKKFQEQEKKRYMQEERRFEVKHQKQLEELRATRESAIKELEQLQNEKRRALVEHEHSKLSEIDERLKGELREWREQLVPRKQELNRQIKLAIDQHEKRFGLVANREEFEDQEVKLPAHLRNIYNERSSRILPRNTFIDPQNMPRSRSSLLMMGGGGNRLSNFRGSAPDLSRSVPSTPIMHKQQRSQMISDQVLEEDEEQMLSEQMKRASVATLPAQNQLRLITQLPANELVKVVTSTPPLNSAEDVNSKPAMSTFRGSTPPKTPDDLGLVTNRFSRLDTKAAAEASGVELRIHEGPVLTAHTQRLLHTTSFAIKRPSLASRSSGRSSLSSAQSMYNINELSTRFTSDADLIFDSGRKAAALLDEVQPQLRSSVKPGHSRANGSVASADSAASSEDIYYDLYAAQYRLPRVNQRQHSCEEDSSAI; this is encoded by the exons ATGTCGTTTATCACCAACCTGAAGAAGGTCTTCCACCTCGGCGGGGGTGAGGCCAAGAAGAAGCGCCTGTACAACAACATCAAGATGGACACGGATCCGGCGGAGTTCTGGGAAATGGTCGGCGAACTCGGCGACGGAGCCTTCGGCAAGGTGTACAAGGCGCAGCACAAGGAGCAGAAGCGGTTTGCTGCCGCTAAAATGTGCCAGCTGGAGGACGAGGAGAACCTTAGCGATCACATGGTCGAAATCGACATTCTGTCCGAGATCAAGCACCCAAATATAGTGGAGTTGTATGAGGCCTTTTCCATTGATGATAAGCTGTGG ATGCTCATCGAGTACTGCGACGGAGGGGCCCTGGATAGCATTATGGTGGAGCTGGAAAAGCCCCTGACTGAGCCGCAGATTGCCTATGTTTGCAAGCACATGACCGAGGGTCTCACCTTCCTGCATCGCAACAAAGTTATCCATCGTGATTTGAAGGCAGGAAACGTGCTTCTCACAATGGAAGGTGGCGTTAAGTTGG CGGACTTTGGCGTTTCGGCCAAAAACAAGCACACCATGCAGAAGCACGACACCTTCATTGGCACTCCCTACTGGATGGCGCCGGAGCTGGTGCTGTGCGAAACGTTCCGGGACAACCCGTACGATCACAAAGTGGACATCTGGTCACTGGGCATCACGCTAATCGAGCTGGCGCAGATGGAGCCGCCCAACAGCGAGATGTCGCCCATGCGAGTGCTCCTAAAAATTCAAAAGAGCGAGCCGCCCAAGCTGGAGCAGCCTTCTCGATGGAGCAAGGAGTTTAACGACTTCCTGAAGAAGTCCTTAGTCAAG GATCCTCAGGTGAGGCCCACGACGGATGTGCTGATGCAGCACGCTTTCATCAACAGAAATCTGGATGCCAAGCCTATTAAGGATCTGCTGCTCGAGTACAAGGCCGAGGTCGTGGAAGAGGTGGTGGATGATGAGACCGAG GAACCCCGCAACTCGGCGCTCCAGCTCGACCTGGACGATGACTCTGCTTCGCTGCAGAGCCAAGACATTGACAAAC TTCCAGGTACACCTACATCCATTTTGCGGGATGCCAAAGAGCAGTCCCAACCAAGTAGCAGTTTACCAatcgcagcagcggcaactgcagcagcagcagctacaaccACAACTAAAGCAACCACTCCGGACAGACCAAACCACACAAAGGATGACAATGCTGAAGCGGCAGCCCAGCAGCCGCCGCATACCAAAGTGCCTGCTCCAGCGCCGCCGTCGTCCCAACAAACGCCACCACCGCAAGTTCAGCAGCCACCTACACCACCAGCCCAACCCACAGCGGCTGTGCTGCAAAAGAAACCCGAAGATGTGGCAGCTGTTGCAGAAACATCTGAGAAAACCGAATCCGACAAGAAG CACTTTGTCAAAAAGGGTAAGGCCCCGCCCCCGCCGTCCCCATTGGGTCTTGCAAATGCCAAGCCGGCTGCCAGCGACTCCCAAACGTCTCCCAAAAAACTGGCCACTCCCGAGCCCACTTCTCCAGTCACCACGGCTATTGAGGTGGCCATTGGCCAAGAGGCGATGGAGCCGAAACCGCAGCCGCCATCACCCACAGCCTCCTCCATTGTGTCTGTGCAATCGGTGGCCTCTTCCAGCTCCTCGGGCAGTGTTTCAAATGCTGTTCTCAGCTCGAGCACTTCCCTTATTACCATCAACAGCGATCCACCAACACCGCATCATCACCAACCGCTGCCACCTCAACCGCAGCACTTGGTTTTGCCAAACAGCTTGGAGTCGGTGAGTCAGATAACAGTCGTGACCAGCACCCATCCGCCGGTGATCATCGACAACTCGGTGGTGCCACCGCAAAACGAGGTGATCATCGTTTCCAATGATATGAACAAGAGCACTCACCTGCATGAATCCTCAACGGACGATGATTTTCCATCGCTGGACGACAGTTTGGGTGATGCCACCACGCCGCCCCACAAGCAATCCTCAATGATATTGGCTGTTAATGAGCCAGCAGGTGTGGTTCCCGCTCCTCCGTCGCAACCGCAAACGTCTTCCACTGTTCACGCACGCAAACTGGATGAAAGTGAGGTGTTAATAGTCAGTCCGTCCTACGCGGATGATGACTCGGCCTATAACACGGCGTCTGGCAGTCATAGCCACGATCACAGTGACCATCTGATGGACACGAGCCACGTCTCCGTGGTCACCGTGGGCGATGAGGGAGTTAAGGTGAAGGACAGCAGCAATGAGCTGGGCAAGCGCCAGCCCAATGGAGTTGGCATTGTGCCGGAAGACGTAAACATCATTGTAAACCGATTCAAGCAGGAGAAGCGGTCGCCGGACAGCTCGTTGAGCGAGAATGGCTCGGTGCGCGGACGGCGTGGTATTGAGGTGCTGGTTGGCGGCAGCGGAGGATCCGACGTGGACAGCATTGGCACAAACACTAGTCAGGAAAGCCGGCACGAAACGGATCacaacaacaagcagcagTATCCAGCGGCCGCACTGATGCCTCCACCACCTCCCTCGTTGACGAATAACCACAATCACGAGACCATTGATGAGGAAGAGGAGGTGGTGATCCGACCCAAGGCTAGGGTTCCGGCCGTAGTTAAGTCTGCAAACGCTCAAGGTCTCACCAAGGAAGAGATTGAGCTGCGCAACCTGCGCAAGAAGACACGCAAGCGCACCCGCAAATTCGAGATCGATGGCGTGCAAATGACCACCACCACAAGCCGAGTAATCTACGGGGACGATGAGAACGGACGAATCTACGATGATCACGACTTCCGTAAGCAGGAGCTGCGTGAACTAAAGCTGCTGCAGAAGCaggagaagaagcagcagaCAGAACTGCACTtaaaggagcagcaggccaAGGAACAGCAGGATCGTCGCTTTGAGCAGGAGCGCTCCTCGCTGGAAAAGACCTACGAGGCGGACATGGATATGTTGGCGCGTCAGCACAAGCAGCTGGTGGAAAAGACAGAGCAGACGCAGGAGAACGAGCTGCGCTCCTCGTCTAAACGCATTCGCTCCGAGCAGGAGCAAGAGTTGAAGATCTTCCGAGAGAATCTCAAGCAGGAGATCCGACTGCTCAAGCAGGAAGTTGACCTGTTTCCCAAGGACAAGCGCAAGGATGAGTTTAAGCAGCGGCGCTCAGCCATGGAACTGGACCACGAAGAGAAGGAACGCGCCTTCCTGGATTCCTTAAAGGAGAGGCATGAGCTTCTACTAAGGCGATTAAGCGAGAAGCATCGAGACCACCTGGCCACTATCAACCGCAACTTCTTGCAGCAGAAACAGAATGCCATGAGGACGCGGGAGGCCCTTCTCTGGGAACTAGAGGAGAAGCAGCTTCACGAACGACATCAGTTGTCCAAGCGGCATGTAAAGGAACTATGTTTCATGCAGCGACATCAGATGATAATCCGGCACGAGAAGGAGCTGGACCAGGTGAAGCGCATGTTGCAGCGTAAGGAGGAGGACATGGTCAAGAAGCAGACGATGGAAAAGCGGGCTCTGCCGAAGCGTATCCGTGCAGAGCGCAAAGCGCGAGATCTTATGTTCCGTGAATCCCTGCGAATTTCCACGAACCTAGATCCTGAAATCGAACGCGATCGCTTGAAGAAG TTCCAGGAGCAAGAGAAGAAGCGGTATATGCAGGAGGAGCGACGCTTCGAAGTCAAGCATCAGAAGCAATTGGAAGAGCTACGCGCTACTCGCGAAAGCGCCATAAA AGAGCTGGAGCAACTTCAGAACGAAAAGCGAAGGGCTCTGGTGGAGCACGAACACTCCAAGCTTTCCGAGATCGATGAGCGACTGAAGGGGGAGCTGCGCGAGTGGCGCGAACAGTTGGTGCCCCGTAAACAG GAGCTGAACCGTCAGATCAAGCTGGCCATTGATCAGCACGAAAAGCGATTCGGCCTCGTGGCCAACCGCGAGGAGTTCGAGGATCAGGAGGTCAAGCTGCCCGCCCACCTGCGCAACATCTACAACGAGCGATCCTCACGCATTCTGCCCCGCAACACCTTTATCGACCCTCAAAACATGCCGCGCTCTCGCTCCTCGCTCCTAATGATGGGGGGTGGTGGCAACCGACTGTCCAACTTCCGCGGATCAGCTCCAGATCTTAGCCGCAGTGTGCCCAGCACTCCCATTATGCACAAACAACAGAGATCGCAGATGATAAGCGATCAGGTGCTAGAAGAGGACGAGGAGCAGATGCTGAGCGAGCAGATGAAGCGGGCCAGCGTCGCCACGCTTCCGGCGCAAAACCAACTTCGTCTTATTACTCAGCTTCCGGCAAACGAGCTCGTGAAGGTGGTGACCTCCACGCCACCACTGAACAGCGCGGAAGATGTGAACTCCAAGCCAGCCATGAGCACATTCAGAGGCAGTACGCCGCCCAAAACACCAGATGATCTGGGCTTGGTCACCAATCGATTCAGCCGCCTTGACACCAAGGCTGCGGCGGAGGCCAGCGGCGTGGAGCTGCGCATTCACGAGGGGCCAGTGCTAACTGCGCACACTCAGCGGCTGCTGCACACCACCTCCTTTGCTATCAAGCGACCCTCGCTGGCCAGCCGGAGCAGCGGCCGATCCTCCCTGAGCAGCGCGCAGTCGATGTACAACATAAACGAGCTGTCCACGCGGTTCACCAGTGATGCGGACCTGATATTTGACTCCGGACGCAAGGCAGCCGCCCTGCTAGACGAAGTGCAGCCGCAGCTACGGTCCTCCGTTAAGCCAGGACACAGTCGTGCCAACGGAAGCGTCGCCTCGGCCGACTCCGCCGCCTCTTCCGAGGATATCTACTACGACCTGTATGCGGCGCAGTACAGACTGCCGAGAGTCAATCAGCGGCAGCACAGCTGCGAGGAGGACTCGTCGGCCATCTAA